The genomic window GGTGTCGAGCCGCAGGATCGCCTCGTCGGTCTCCTCGCCCCTGGCCTCGGCGTACCCCCGGTCCGTGCCGGTCACAACGAACCCGCACTTCTCCAGGACCCGCAGGGAACCCGCGTTGTCGGCCGCGGCCCGCGCGTGCAGCGGGCGCTCCGGTACGGCGTCGAGCAGCGCCCGCAGCGCGGCGGTCGCCAGCCCGCGACCCCAGTGCCTCCGGTCGATCCAGAAGGTGACCTCGCGCTCGTCCGGCGGCCCGTACACGCCGGCGTTGCCCACCACGGCACCGTCGGCGAGCACGGTGCGTATGGTCACGGTGTCGGCGGATCGGATGCGCTGCCAGTGGGCGTTGAAC from Streptomyces sp. NBC_01341 includes these protein-coding regions:
- a CDS encoding GNAT family N-acetyltransferase, which translates into the protein MRVTLREVRDGDLPLFFEFTSDPEAVRMAAFTSADPSDRAMFNAHWQRIRSADTVTIRTVLADGAVVGNAGVYGPPDEREVTFWIDRRHWGRGLATAALRALLDAVPERPLHARAAADNAGSLRVLEKCGFVVTGTDRGYAEARGEETDEAILRLDT